A stretch of Gemmatimonadaceae bacterium DNA encodes these proteins:
- a CDS encoding PhnD/SsuA/transferrin family substrate-binding protein codes for MTLRTIWLGAVAYDPKVVPIWEGMRRYFRDEARLDVEVVLFQTYEAQVRALLAQRADAGPRIDIAWNTNLAYLQAREWSAHACRPLAMRNTDLGWATLIIAPAGGAVASVADLRGRTLALGSRDSGHAAILPVHFLAEQHLEEGRDYRTLRLNTDLGKHGDTGTSEVDVLRAVLDGRADAGAVGSPFWAAAQDQRIAPVGALGVVWSSPPYSHCMFTARAGLEPELGRGFTEALLKMNIDNPLHRPTLEAEGLQRWIAADVDGYAALEEACRAQGFFIQPAVQSA; via the coding sequence GTGACCCTTCGAACCATCTGGCTGGGCGCAGTGGCGTACGATCCCAAGGTCGTTCCCATCTGGGAAGGCATGCGCCGGTATTTTCGCGACGAAGCGCGGCTCGATGTCGAAGTCGTACTCTTTCAGACCTACGAGGCGCAGGTCCGGGCGCTGCTCGCCCAACGCGCCGACGCCGGCCCGCGGATCGACATCGCCTGGAACACGAATCTGGCGTACCTCCAGGCGCGCGAGTGGAGCGCACATGCGTGCCGGCCTCTCGCCATGCGCAACACCGATCTCGGCTGGGCCACACTGATCATCGCGCCGGCGGGCGGCGCCGTGGCATCGGTCGCCGACCTCCGCGGGCGCACGCTCGCGTTAGGCAGCCGCGACAGCGGCCACGCCGCGATCCTGCCGGTCCACTTTCTCGCCGAGCAGCACCTCGAGGAGGGACGCGACTACCGAACCCTGCGCCTCAATACCGACCTCGGCAAGCACGGCGATACGGGGACCAGCGAAGTCGATGTGCTCCGAGCCGTCCTCGACGGACGCGCCGATGCTGGTGCGGTCGGCAGTCCATTCTGGGCTGCCGCTCAGGACCAGCGGATCGCCCCGGTTGGCGCGCTTGGAGTCGTGTGGTCTTCGCCGCCGTATTCGCATTGCATGTTCACCGCTCGCGCCGGGCTCGAGCCCGAGCTTGGGCGAGGGTTCACCGAAGCGCTGCTGAAAATGAACATCGATAATCCGTTGCACAGGCCAACGCTGGAGGCCGAGGGGTTGCAACGCTGGATTGCCGCTGATGTGGACGGGTACGCCGCACTCGAGGAGGCGTGCCGAGCGCAAGGCTTCTTCATTCAACCGGCCGTTCAGTCGGCCTAA
- a CDS encoding TIGR04282 family arsenosugar biosynthesis glycosyltransferase codes for MTTLADHDRVLAIMAKAPRAGYVKTRLGSVYRSAHVVELYRAFIEDTIALARTVGASTVVVCPIGDAEEIIAWLPPDVRVAPQRGRGLADGLTSAFELLCQPRRRVIALNGDSPHLPPNVLEAAFAALATHDLVFGPCDDGGYYLVGATRTHAGLFDPEAMGTASALDVLIARAGRLGLSSTVTAEHYDVDVPADLARLGRELLARPERAPRTAALLAEWSTGEHHRY; via the coding sequence GTGACTACACTCGCCGATCACGACCGAGTGCTGGCGATCATGGCCAAGGCGCCGCGCGCCGGTTACGTCAAGACACGGCTTGGCTCGGTGTACCGTTCCGCGCACGTCGTCGAATTGTATCGGGCGTTCATCGAGGATACGATCGCTCTCGCTCGCACGGTCGGCGCCAGCACTGTGGTCGTTTGTCCAATCGGCGATGCCGAAGAGATCATTGCTTGGCTGCCGCCCGACGTGCGCGTAGCGCCGCAGCGCGGGCGGGGACTCGCCGACGGCTTGACGTCAGCCTTCGAGCTCCTCTGCCAGCCGCGGCGCCGTGTCATCGCCCTCAATGGCGACAGTCCGCATCTCCCGCCCAACGTACTGGAGGCGGCCTTCGCAGCGCTCGCCACGCATGACTTGGTATTTGGACCGTGCGACGACGGAGGCTATTACCTGGTAGGTGCCACCCGGACTCATGCCGGGCTGTTCGATCCGGAGGCGATGGGCACCGCATCGGCCCTCGACGTTCTCATCGCGCGAGCAGGACGACTCGGTCTGTCGTCAACCGTCACCGCGGAGCACTATGACGTGGATGTTCCTGCAGATCTCGCCCGTCTCGGCCGAGAGCTATTGGCGCGTCCGGAGCGCGCGCCGCGCACCGCCGCGCTGCTCGCGGAGTGGTCAACGGGCGAGCATCATAGGTATTAA
- a CDS encoding radical SAM protein: MPNTELTARVELDVADRTFRSGLLLDLLSALRRTAAGDLIALTGRDAAAVDSDLDAWSRLTGHSIVSRTTNADGTRWVIRHGAATADGGDARPLGERLWLYVNFHCNLHCDYCCVRSSPTARRRELGLDRVRRIAREAPPLGVRELFVTGGEPFLLDDIDDVVIALAEAAPVTLLTNAMLFRGARLAALNRLPRERVTLQISLDSPDPVLHDAHRGNGAWQRAVDGIEVARAQGFRVRLAATVATDEDEARFTTFLDARQIAAEDRVIRRVALRGAAASGLALSRADLVPEITITAEGVYWHPVGADDDDLLVTRDILPLASAFDAVREHAAREGAHRDRLATVFHCA; encoded by the coding sequence ATGCCCAACACCGAACTTACCGCACGCGTCGAACTGGATGTCGCCGATCGCACGTTTCGGTCCGGTTTGCTGCTGGATCTGCTCTCGGCGCTCAGACGAACTGCGGCCGGCGATCTCATTGCGCTCACCGGCCGCGACGCCGCCGCCGTCGATTCCGATCTCGACGCCTGGTCTCGCCTAACGGGACACTCGATCGTCTCACGAACCACCAATGCCGACGGCACGCGGTGGGTCATTCGTCACGGCGCCGCGACCGCCGACGGTGGCGACGCGCGACCACTCGGCGAACGCTTGTGGCTCTACGTCAACTTTCACTGCAACCTCCATTGCGACTACTGCTGCGTGCGTTCGTCGCCCACGGCGCGGCGGCGCGAGCTCGGCCTCGATCGCGTTCGTCGTATCGCGCGCGAAGCGCCGCCACTCGGCGTGCGCGAGCTCTTCGTGACCGGCGGTGAGCCGTTTCTGCTGGACGATATCGACGACGTTGTCATAGCGCTGGCCGAAGCAGCGCCGGTCACACTGCTTACCAACGCCATGCTATTTCGAGGGGCGCGACTGGCCGCTCTCAACCGCCTTCCGCGGGAGCGCGTGACGCTGCAGATCAGCCTCGACAGTCCCGATCCCGTTCTGCACGACGCGCATCGCGGCAACGGTGCTTGGCAGCGCGCGGTCGACGGCATAGAGGTGGCGCGCGCCCAGGGATTTCGCGTCCGTCTGGCGGCAACCGTGGCGACCGACGAGGACGAAGCGCGTTTCACGACCTTTCTCGATGCTCGACAGATCGCTGCGGAGGATCGCGTGATCCGGCGGGTCGCGCTGAGAGGTGCCGCGGCGAGCGGCCTCGCGTTGTCACGCGCCGACCTGGTACCGGAGATCACGATCACCGCCGAGGGCGTCTATTGGCATCCAGTCGGAGCCGACGACGACGATCTGCTCGTCACGCGCGACATCCTTCCGCTGGCCAGCGCCTTCGACGCCGTTCGCGAGCACGCGGCCCGTGAAGGCGCGCATCGTGATCGCCTCGCCACCGTGTTCCACTGCGCTTAG
- a CDS encoding Xaa-Pro peptidase family protein: MNRSEKSTAESAGAAQLRLATDETRPRRHTEPDRERIDRVRQALQQGGLDAVVCALPKNVLLLSGYWPVVGTSVAIATRDGRIALAVPVDEALLAEQGWADALLTFTPGSLRAIQRAGDAVRAPLAKLCRTLRLGSARVGFEAGEAVQESSYAAIHLYGASFGALLMDVAPRATWVAADVMLAELRAVLTPREGQAVSRACGIARTMFRGVRRHVRVGRTETASAASLRGALSTRAPSCARGDGFVYCMAGAHAALAAGAYARSRGDVTIAPGDVVLVHCNSYLGGFWTDITRTYSVGPPAPRVRAMFDAIFEARQAALAALRPGAQAATVDRAARRVLERRGFGTKFTHSTGHGVGFAAIDHDAMPRLHPASHDVLTSGMVFNIEPAIYVPGVLGIRHCDVVLLEASGPRILTQFQATLDDLVLGDSV; this comes from the coding sequence ATGAATCGTTCCGAGAAAAGCACGGCCGAATCGGCAGGCGCGGCGCAGTTGCGGCTCGCGACTGACGAGACGCGTCCCAGACGTCACACTGAGCCCGACCGAGAGCGAATCGACCGCGTTAGGCAGGCGCTACAGCAGGGCGGCCTTGACGCGGTGGTATGCGCGCTCCCCAAGAACGTGCTGCTCCTCTCCGGTTATTGGCCGGTCGTGGGCACGAGCGTCGCGATCGCCACCCGCGACGGCCGCATCGCGCTGGCGGTGCCGGTCGACGAGGCGCTGTTGGCGGAACAGGGTTGGGCGGATGCGCTGCTGACCTTCACGCCCGGATCGCTTCGCGCGATCCAGCGCGCGGGCGACGCGGTGCGCGCTCCCCTCGCGAAGCTGTGCCGGACACTGCGGTTAGGCAGTGCTCGCGTGGGGTTCGAAGCAGGCGAAGCCGTGCAGGAGTCGTCGTACGCCGCCATCCATCTCTACGGGGCAAGCTTCGGCGCCCTGCTCATGGATGTGGCGCCGCGCGCGACCTGGGTCGCGGCCGACGTCATGCTCGCCGAATTGCGCGCGGTACTAACGCCGCGCGAAGGACAGGCGGTGTCGCGGGCATGCGGGATCGCCCGAACGATGTTTCGCGGTGTGCGACGGCACGTTCGCGTGGGGCGCACCGAGACCGCCAGTGCGGCGTCGCTGCGAGGAGCGCTTTCTACACGCGCGCCGAGCTGCGCCCGCGGCGATGGATTCGTGTACTGCATGGCCGGCGCGCACGCCGCGTTAGCGGCGGGCGCCTATGCCCGGTCGCGGGGCGATGTGACCATCGCGCCGGGCGACGTCGTGCTCGTGCACTGCAACTCCTACCTCGGTGGGTTCTGGACCGACATCACGCGGACGTATTCGGTGGGACCGCCGGCGCCGCGTGTGCGCGCAATGTTCGACGCGATATTCGAGGCGCGTCAGGCCGCGCTCGCCGCATTACGTCCCGGAGCGCAGGCCGCGACCGTCGATCGGGCGGCGCGGCGGGTGCTGGAGCGGCGGGGTTTCGGAACGAAGTTCACGCACTCGACGGGACACGGCGTGGGCTTCGCCGCGATCGACCACGACGCCATGCCGCGACTGCACCCGGCGTCGCACGACGTCCTAACGAGCGGCATGGTGTTCAACATCGAGCCGGCGATCTACGTGCCCGGCGTGCTCGGCATCCGGCACTGCGACGTCGTGCTGCTCGAGGCATCCGGCCCCCGCATCCTAACGCAGTTTCAGGCGACGCTCGACGACCTGGTGCTCGGTGACTCTGTGTGA
- a CDS encoding DUF2911 domain-containing protein — MRPFLVSVPLFVALAVRPTPPANEHASFVTTLGRDTVVVESFTRTPTRLDGDMVVRVPGTVLCHYELDLGSSGNVTRSIVDVKPLSAPNVAPRHVTLDYVGDSIRVDIDSSGVHSSFVRAVPPNAYPQFMTGFGSSYGLYSSLGVYEVLLSRLGPKFDSVTIPSIDMQSGRTVKRDFVQRSPTKVDADYFRIAWTHLTLGDSGQIVSADANETTEKTQTHRTAYLDPKHVAKQFESEDKSGKGIGVASPSVTEKATLGGKLVVVLYSSPRRRNRTILGNVVPYGQVWRTGANQATVLVTDDAFQLGDASIPGGSYSLWTVPKKDGSVDLIVNGQYGQWGTNYDSTRNVARVPMKVASASSPQDNFSITIAPTNGNSGEMKIAWDTFIWTIPITMK; from the coding sequence TCGAGAGCTTCACCCGCACACCGACGCGGCTCGATGGCGACATGGTGGTTCGCGTCCCGGGAACGGTGCTCTGCCACTACGAGCTCGATCTCGGCAGTTCCGGCAACGTCACGCGGTCCATCGTCGACGTGAAACCGCTCAGCGCCCCGAACGTCGCGCCGCGGCACGTCACGCTCGACTACGTCGGCGACTCGATCCGCGTCGACATCGACTCGTCCGGCGTGCACTCGAGCTTCGTCCGCGCCGTCCCGCCGAACGCCTATCCGCAATTCATGACGGGATTCGGATCCTCGTACGGCCTCTACTCGTCGCTCGGCGTATACGAGGTGCTCCTGTCTCGGTTAGGCCCGAAGTTCGACTCGGTCACCATCCCATCCATCGACATGCAGTCCGGCCGCACGGTCAAGCGCGATTTCGTCCAGCGCTCGCCGACGAAAGTCGACGCCGACTATTTCCGCATCGCGTGGACGCATCTCACGCTCGGCGACTCCGGGCAGATCGTCAGCGCCGATGCGAACGAAACGACCGAAAAGACACAGACGCACCGCACCGCGTACCTGGATCCCAAGCACGTGGCCAAGCAGTTCGAGTCCGAGGATAAATCGGGGAAGGGCATCGGCGTCGCGTCGCCCAGTGTCACCGAGAAGGCGACGCTCGGCGGAAAGCTCGTCGTCGTGCTGTACAGCAGTCCGCGCAGACGCAATCGCACCATCCTCGGCAACGTCGTGCCCTACGGCCAGGTGTGGCGCACCGGCGCGAATCAGGCGACGGTGCTCGTCACCGACGATGCGTTCCAGTTAGGCGACGCGTCGATTCCCGGCGGCAGCTACAGCCTGTGGACGGTTCCGAAGAAGGACGGCAGCGTCGACTTGATCGTCAACGGCCAGTACGGTCAATGGGGCACGAACTACGATTCGACGCGGAACGTCGCGCGCGTGCCCATGAAGGTCGCCTCGGCATCGTCGCCCCAAGACAACTTCAGCATCACCATCGCCCCGACGAACGGCAACAGCGGCGAGATGAAGATTGCGTGGGACACGTTCATTTGGACGATCCCGATCACCATGAAATAG
- a CDS encoding TIGR04283 family arsenosugar biosynthesis glycosyltransferase, which translates to MKLSVIVPTLNEEAVIAQTLCRAVEALTPHELIVADGCSADHTADLARPYATVLALSMTRGAALNHAAAIATGDVLLFLHADTMVPIGAAAAIADALQDVHVIGGAFRLRFDHPGRLAALVARHVNFRSSLSNTFFGDQALFVRREVFARAGGFKDWNVMEDKEILDRLRHHGRLVLLDEAVVTSARRHRRNGWVRTIGTVWIMTLLHSLGVSGHAMNRWYKPER; encoded by the coding sequence GTGAAGCTGTCGGTCATCGTCCCAACGCTCAATGAAGAAGCGGTGATCGCGCAGACACTGTGCCGTGCCGTCGAGGCACTGACTCCCCACGAGCTGATCGTGGCGGACGGGTGCAGCGCGGACCATACGGCGGACCTCGCGCGACCGTACGCCACCGTACTCGCGCTGTCCATGACTCGCGGCGCCGCCCTCAATCATGCAGCCGCAATCGCCACAGGCGACGTGCTCCTCTTCCTGCACGCCGACACGATGGTCCCGATTGGAGCAGCGGCGGCCATCGCGGATGCGCTGCAAGATGTGCACGTGATTGGCGGCGCTTTTCGCTTGCGCTTCGATCATCCGGGACGGCTGGCGGCGCTAGTCGCACGCCACGTGAACTTTCGGTCTTCGCTTTCCAACACGTTTTTTGGCGACCAAGCTCTGTTCGTACGCCGTGAGGTGTTTGCGCGTGCGGGCGGCTTCAAGGATTGGAACGTGATGGAAGACAAGGAGATTCTCGACCGGCTTCGACATCACGGTCGACTCGTGCTGCTCGACGAAGCCGTTGTTACGTCTGCTCGGCGGCACCGGCGGAATGGATGGGTGAGGACGATCGGCACCGTTTGGATCATGACGCTCTTGCACAGCCTCGGAGTGTCAGGGCACGCAATGAACCGGTGGTACAAGCCCGAGCGGTAG
- a CDS encoding TQO small subunit DoxD, with product MMAQQPRDSAQGTDHPRAVRHAALFAAVRIALGLYWLYEQHWKLPPDFGLHDPRGLMYAFQQSIRYPTVALYGAFLQHVVVPHFHLFGWLVAIMEVAIGTSLVLGALTRAGALLGVLQAVNLLIAQGATPEGPWVYIVLLAANLFVLVTPSNRRFSVDRRLALKLGAPSRRTLLTQVLRLATW from the coding sequence ATGATGGCCCAACAGCCTCGCGACAGCGCCCAGGGGACCGACCACCCTCGCGCGGTCCGGCACGCCGCACTGTTCGCCGCCGTGCGCATCGCGTTAGGCTTGTACTGGCTGTACGAGCAGCACTGGAAGCTCCCGCCTGACTTCGGCCTGCACGACCCACGCGGCCTCATGTACGCGTTCCAGCAGAGCATCCGGTATCCAACGGTCGCTCTCTATGGAGCCTTTCTGCAGCACGTGGTTGTCCCGCACTTCCATCTATTTGGCTGGCTCGTCGCGATCATGGAGGTCGCGATCGGAACGTCGCTCGTGTTAGGCGCATTGACGCGAGCCGGCGCTCTCCTCGGCGTGCTTCAGGCGGTGAACCTGCTGATCGCGCAAGGCGCTACGCCTGAGGGTCCGTGGGTATACATCGTCCTGCTCGCCGCGAATCTTTTCGTGCTCGTCACGCCGTCGAATCGCCGATTCAGCGTTGATCGTCGGCTCGCGCTCAAGCTTGGCGCTCCGTCGCGACGCACGCTCCTGACCCAGGTGTTGCGACTGGCAACGTGGTGA
- a CDS encoding acyl-CoA dehydrogenase family protein, whose amino-acid sequence MNVESAASAASAIARTVLAPSAADSDKQGRFSIEAVEELGRAGLLGLMLPVDVGGSSLGPRAFAGVVAALAEVDASVAMVFLMHTLASVTIAAAPRTAALEEVLRAMAGGRHLSTLAFSETGSRSHFWAPISRAESLDGGGARLSARKSFVTSAGHAQSYVTSALSHTGSGLTDSTLYLVLAGSEGVTVAGAWDGLGLRANASSPMVLERCVVPADRRLTAEGGGFQTMLDVVLPLFNLGQAAVSLGLCRAAVAATIAHLKSARFEHLGSTSLGEALPTLRAQLATMQIETDGLLARLDDAIGHLEQPGELTMLRVLEVKAAAGETAIAVTSLAMRACGGAAFSRHTGIERFFRDAHAGAVMAPTNDVLREFIGRALLGLPLF is encoded by the coding sequence ATGAATGTGGAGAGCGCGGCAAGTGCCGCAAGTGCCATCGCGCGAACGGTGTTGGCGCCGTCCGCAGCCGACAGCGACAAGCAGGGGCGGTTTTCGATCGAAGCCGTTGAGGAGCTCGGCCGTGCTGGATTGCTCGGCTTGATGCTGCCCGTCGATGTCGGCGGATCGTCGCTTGGCCCGCGTGCGTTCGCCGGCGTCGTCGCGGCGCTCGCGGAGGTGGACGCCTCGGTCGCAATGGTGTTTCTGATGCACACGCTTGCGTCGGTGACGATCGCTGCTGCGCCGCGGACCGCCGCGCTCGAAGAAGTGTTGCGGGCAATGGCCGGCGGCCGACACCTGTCGACGCTCGCCTTCAGCGAAACAGGTTCACGCAGCCACTTCTGGGCGCCGATCTCCCGAGCCGAGTCGCTCGACGGAGGCGGCGCCCGCCTGTCCGCGCGCAAGTCATTCGTGACCAGCGCCGGTCATGCCCAGAGCTACGTCACCTCGGCGCTGTCACACACGGGCTCCGGCCTAACCGATTCGACGCTCTACCTGGTGCTGGCGGGATCCGAAGGGGTGACCGTGGCGGGCGCGTGGGACGGTCTGGGCTTGCGCGCCAACGCGTCCTCGCCGATGGTCCTCGAGCGCTGCGTCGTGCCGGCCGACAGACGCCTAACGGCAGAGGGCGGCGGCTTTCAGACGATGCTCGACGTCGTCCTGCCGCTGTTCAACCTGGGACAGGCCGCCGTCTCGCTCGGGTTGTGCCGCGCCGCCGTGGCGGCTACGATTGCGCACCTCAAGAGCGCGAGATTCGAGCACCTTGGTTCGACGTCGCTCGGCGAAGCGCTTCCGACTCTGCGCGCGCAGCTCGCCACGATGCAGATCGAAACCGACGGACTCCTGGCTCGGCTCGACGACGCGATCGGCCACCTGGAGCAGCCGGGAGAATTGACGATGCTGCGGGTACTCGAGGTGAAAGCCGCAGCGGGCGAGACCGCGATCGCGGTGACATCGCTCGCGATGCGTGCGTGCGGCGGCGCGGCGTTCTCGCGTCACACCGGCATCGAGCGGTTTTTCCGCGACGCCCATGCGGGCGCCGTGATGGCGCCGACGAACGACGTCCTGCGCGAATTCATCGGCAGGGCGCTGTTAGGCTTGCCATTGTTCTAG
- a CDS encoding MarR family transcriptional regulator, which translates to MSQLHGPGVATWSDELCFDIYAAARAIARAYRPFLDKVGLTYPQYLVMVALWESAPRTVKALGDSLDLDSGTLSPLLKRLEASGLVTRQRRRDDERTVEITPTTRGRALARTAEKAPREMASLMGISAADGRRLQTLLAKLTTSLAQHSEHALSPKA; encoded by the coding sequence GTGAGCCAATTGCATGGGCCCGGTGTGGCCACGTGGAGTGATGAGCTCTGCTTCGATATCTATGCCGCGGCGCGCGCGATCGCCCGCGCCTATCGGCCCTTCCTCGACAAGGTCGGGCTGACGTACCCGCAATACCTGGTAATGGTGGCGCTCTGGGAGTCTGCACCGCGAACGGTGAAGGCGCTGGGAGACAGCCTCGACCTGGACTCGGGTACGCTGTCGCCGCTGCTCAAGCGCCTTGAAGCGTCGGGCCTGGTTACCCGCCAGCGGCGCCGCGACGACGAGCGCACCGTGGAAATCACGCCCACCACGCGAGGGCGCGCGCTGGCACGCACTGCGGAGAAGGCCCCGAGGGAGATGGCGTCGTTGATGGGCATTTCGGCCGCCGATGGGCGGCGGCTGCAAACGCTCCTGGCGAAACTAACCACGTCCCTGGCCCAGCATTCCGAGCACGCGTTGTCACCCAAGGCGTAG